From the Mangifera indica cultivar Alphonso chromosome 10, CATAS_Mindica_2.1, whole genome shotgun sequence genome, one window contains:
- the LOC123228223 gene encoding transcription repressor OFP6-like, with the protein MSTSRRKLVLNTVSVSLGCSSCKKPKLSFLFHPKPKPKHRPSYSNHSLYSSSTDYDTTSATTFSPNTWESEGTATYKNNRAGSRTVRGFGRVGGQSLAVEKESDDPYLDFRHSMLQMILEKEIYSKDDLKELLNCFLQLNSPYHHEIIVRAFTEIWNGVLSGKSGSSKLHFGCKSREF; encoded by the coding sequence ATGTCCACTTCACGAAGAAAACTTGTCCTCAACACAGTCTCCGTCAGCCTCGGCTGCAGCAGCTGTAAAAAGCCAAAACTCTCCTTCCTTTTCCACCCAAAACCCAAACCCAAACACCGTCCCTCTTACTCAAACCACTCCCTCTACTCCTCTTCAACCGACTATGACACCACCAGCGCCACCACATTCTCCCCCAACACGTGGGAAAGCGAAGGAACCGCCACTTACAAGAACAACCGGGCCGGTTCGAGAACCGTTCGAGGATTCGGCCGTGTGGGAGGTCAAAGCCTGGCTGTAGAGAAAGAATCCGATGATCCGTATTTGGATTTTCGACATTCGATGTTGCAGATGATTCTGGAGAAGGAGATATACTCAAAGGACGATCTTAAAGAGCTGCTGAACTGTTTTTTGCAGCTGAATTCTCCGTATCATCATGAGATTATCGTTAGGGCGTTTACTGAGATCTGGAATGGAGTACTTTCTGGCAAGAGCGGTTCATCGAAGCTGCATTTTGGATGCAAGTCACGTGAGTTTTAG
- the LOC123226931 gene encoding lipid droplet-associated hydrolase isoform X2, with protein sequence MGYQSLLSQVKKPLNFRLCKVSGRTSEVLEIQADDPTLHVLVIPGNPGVISFYKDFLESLYELLGGRASITAIGHISQTAKNWEHGRLYSLQEQIDHKMDFIGQELQNTEVPVILVGHSIGSYISVEVQKRSSEKVMYCIGLYPFLALNQQSIKQSIIGKIAASSIISAAVSFTIATLGLLPHRAFRFIVSKSLGSSWSGTAVKAACTHLSKYHVMRNVLFMAMTEFKKLSETPDWAFMRENQNKMAFLFGIDDHWGPLQMFEEISKQAPDITLSIEREGHSHTFCCTQAGSSWVAGHVANLIRKKVSS encoded by the exons ATGGGTTATCAAAGTTTACTTTCCCAAGTGAAAAAGCCTTTGAATTTTAGGCTGTGCAAGGTTTCTGG TCGCACAAGTGAAGTGCTGGAGATTCAAGCTGATGATCCTACATTGCACGTTTTAGTCATCCCTGGAAATCCAG GagttatttcattttataaggACTTTTTGGAATCACTATACGAGCTTCTTGGAGGAAGGGCATCAATAACAG CTATAGGGCACATATCTCAGACTGCAAAG AACTGGGAGCATGGAAGGTTATACTCATTGCAAGAACAAATTGATCATAAG ATGGACTTCATTGGACAGGAACTACAAAATACTGAAGTTCCTGTAATACTG GTTGGACACTCTATTGGTTCGTATATATCTGTCGAAGTGCAAAAGAGGTCTTCGGAAAAG GTGATGTACTGCATTGGATTATATCCCTTTTTGGCGTTGAACCAACAATCAATAAAGCAGTCCATTATTGGGAAAATTGCAGC GTCTTCGATCATATCAGCTGCAGTTAGTTTCACTATAGCAACTTTGGGGTTATTACCTCATAGAGCTTTCAGGTTTATTGTTTCTAAATCTCTTGGGAGTTCATGGTCTGGTACCGCCGTTAAGGCTGCTTGCACTCACTTGTCAAAG TATCATGTTATGCGGAATGTGCTCTTTATGGCAATGACAGAGTTCAAAAAG CTATCAGAAACACCAGATTGGGCCTTTATGagagaaaatcaaaataaaatggCATTTTTGTTTGGCATCGATGATCACTGGGGTCCGTTGCAAATGTTTGAAGAG ATTTCGAAGCAGGCCCCAGATATTACTCTATCAATTGAAAGGGAGGGCCACAGTCATACTTTCTGTTGCACCCAGGCTGGTTCATCATGGGTTGCTGGCCATGTGGCTAACTTGATAAGGAAAAAGGTTTCAAGTTAA
- the LOC123226931 gene encoding lipid droplet-associated hydrolase isoform X1: protein MLLRLFSSTQSLSFHLIRWRTNCANTQMGYQSLLSQVKKPLNFRLCKVSGRTSEVLEIQADDPTLHVLVIPGNPGVISFYKDFLESLYELLGGRASITAIGHISQTAKNWEHGRLYSLQEQIDHKMDFIGQELQNTEVPVILVGHSIGSYISVEVQKRSSEKVMYCIGLYPFLALNQQSIKQSIIGKIAASSIISAAVSFTIATLGLLPHRAFRFIVSKSLGSSWSGTAVKAACTHLSKYHVMRNVLFMAMTEFKKLSETPDWAFMRENQNKMAFLFGIDDHWGPLQMFEEISKQAPDITLSIEREGHSHTFCCTQAGSSWVAGHVANLIRKKVSS from the exons ATGCTTCTTCGCCTTTTTTCCTCTACTCAGTCACTCTCCTTTCATTT GATAAGGTGGAGAACAAATTGTGCAAATACGCAAATGGGTTATCAAAGTTTACTTTCCCAAGTGAAAAAGCCTTTGAATTTTAGGCTGTGCAAGGTTTCTGG TCGCACAAGTGAAGTGCTGGAGATTCAAGCTGATGATCCTACATTGCACGTTTTAGTCATCCCTGGAAATCCAG GagttatttcattttataaggACTTTTTGGAATCACTATACGAGCTTCTTGGAGGAAGGGCATCAATAACAG CTATAGGGCACATATCTCAGACTGCAAAG AACTGGGAGCATGGAAGGTTATACTCATTGCAAGAACAAATTGATCATAAG ATGGACTTCATTGGACAGGAACTACAAAATACTGAAGTTCCTGTAATACTG GTTGGACACTCTATTGGTTCGTATATATCTGTCGAAGTGCAAAAGAGGTCTTCGGAAAAG GTGATGTACTGCATTGGATTATATCCCTTTTTGGCGTTGAACCAACAATCAATAAAGCAGTCCATTATTGGGAAAATTGCAGC GTCTTCGATCATATCAGCTGCAGTTAGTTTCACTATAGCAACTTTGGGGTTATTACCTCATAGAGCTTTCAGGTTTATTGTTTCTAAATCTCTTGGGAGTTCATGGTCTGGTACCGCCGTTAAGGCTGCTTGCACTCACTTGTCAAAG TATCATGTTATGCGGAATGTGCTCTTTATGGCAATGACAGAGTTCAAAAAG CTATCAGAAACACCAGATTGGGCCTTTATGagagaaaatcaaaataaaatggCATTTTTGTTTGGCATCGATGATCACTGGGGTCCGTTGCAAATGTTTGAAGAG ATTTCGAAGCAGGCCCCAGATATTACTCTATCAATTGAAAGGGAGGGCCACAGTCATACTTTCTGTTGCACCCAGGCTGGTTCATCATGGGTTGCTGGCCATGTGGCTAACTTGATAAGGAAAAAGGTTTCAAGTTAA